In Phenylobacterium hankyongense, the sequence GCCCTGGAAGCCGTGCGCGTCGCCGCGCTGGGCAAATCCGGATCCATCTCCGAGCTCCTGAAGACCCTGGGCGCCATGAGCCCCGACGAGCGCCGCGAGCGCGGCCCCGCGATCAACGGCCTGCGCGACCGGATCGGCGGGGCGATCGCCTCCCGCAAGGCCGCGCTGGAGGCCGCCGAACTCGACGCCAAGCTGGCGTCGGAGCGCGTCGACCTCACCCTGCCGCCGCCGCCGGAACGCCGCGGCGCGGTGCACCCGACCATGCAGGTGCTCGACGAGATGATCGCCATCTTCGCCGAGATGGGCTTCGGCCTGGCGGAAGGCCCGGACATCGAGGACGACTTCCACAACTTCACGGCGCTGAACTTCCCGCCCAAGCACCCGGCGCGGGAGATGCACGACACCTTCTGGCTGCCGGAGGACGAGCGCGGCGAGCGCAAGGTGCTGCGCACTCACACCAGTCCCGTGCAGGTCCGCGTGATGCAGAAGCTCAACGAGAAGCTGCCGGCCTGGATCGCCAACGGCCAGGAGCCGCCGATCCGCGTCATCGTGCCGGGCCGCACCTACCGCTCCGACAGCGACGCCACCCACACCCCGATGTTCCACCAGATGGAAGGCCTGGTGATCGGCAAGGACATCCACATGGGTCACCTGAAGTGGACCGTGGACACCTTCATCAGCCGCTTCTTCGAGACCCCCAGCGTCGAGACCCGCTTCCGGCCGCACCACTTCCCGTTCACCGAGCCCAGCGCCGAGCTCGACGTGCGCTGCGACCGCTCCGGCGGCGACGTGAAGATCGGCCAGGGCGACGACTGGATGGAGGTGGTCGGCTGCGGGATGGTCCACCCCAACATCCTGCGCACCTGCGGCCTCGATCCCGACGTCTGGCAGGGCTTCGCCTTCGGCTTCGGCATCGACCGGCTGGGGATGCTGAAATACGGCATGCCCGACCTACGCGACATGTTCTCGGCCGACGTCCGCTGGCTGGAGCACTACGGCTTCTCGGCCTTCGCGGCGCCGAACCCCGCCACCGGCCTGAGCTGAGGAGAGCGTCATGAAATTCACCCTCTCCTGGCTGAAGGACCACCTCGACACCGGGGCCACGGTCGAGCAGGTCGTCGACGCCATGACCATGGCCGGGCTCGAGGTCGAGCACGTGGAGAACCCGGCGGCCAAGCTCGCCGCCTTCTCGGTGGCCAAGGTCGTCGAGGCCGTGCAGCACCCCAACGCCGACCGCCTGCGGGTCTGCCAGGTCGACACCGTCGACGGCCGCCTGGAGATCGTCTGCGGCGCGCCCAACGCGCGGCCGGGCCTGACCACCATCTACGCCCCGCTCGGCGCCTATGTGCCCGGCTCCGGCATCACCCTGGAGGCGCGGCCGGTCCGCGGCGTGGTCTCCAACGGCATGCTCTGCTCGGCCAAGGAGCTGGAGGTCGCCGAGGAGTCCGACGGCATCCTGGAGCTGCCGGACAGCCTCGCCGTCGGCACGCCGGCCGCCGAAGCCTTCGGCCTGGAGGCGGTGATCGACTTCGAGGTGACGCCGAACCGGCCCGACTGGCTGGGCGTGCGCGGCATCGCCCGCGACCTCGCCGCCGCCGGCCTGGGCACGCTGAAGCCCGACCCCCTCGCGGCGGTGAAGGGAAGCTTCCCGTGCCCGGTCGAGATCAAGGTCGACGGCGACGCCTGCCCGGTGTTCGCCGGCCGGCTGATCCGCGGCGTCCGGAACGGCCCCTCGCCGGCTTGGCTGCAGCAGCGGCTGATCAGCGTCGGCCTGCGGCCGATCAACGCCCTGGTCGACGTCACCAACCTACTTTCCTACGACCGCGCGCGGCCGCTGCACGTCTATGACCGGGGCCTGATGGTCGGCGACGTCATCGAAGCGCGGCTCGGCCGCGGGCCCTCGGAATCCACCCACAACGACAAGGCCTCGCCCGCCCCGCACCGGGACGAGCAGCTGATCGCGCTCGACGGCAAGACCTACGACATCACGCCGGAGATGTGCGTCATCGCCGACGCCAGCGGCGAGCGGCCGATCGGGCTGGGCGGCGTCATGGGCGGCGAGTCCACCAAGGTCAGCGAGGACACCACCGAGGTGTTCGTCGAGAGCGCCTGGTTCGACCCGATCCGCACCGCCCAGACCGGCCGGATCACCGGCATCACCTCCGACGCCCAGTACCGCTTCGCCCGCGGCGTCGACCCAGAATTCGTGGTCCCCGGCCTGGAACTGGCGACCCAGCTGATCCTCGAGCTCTGCGGCGGCGAGGCCTCGGAAATCCGCGTGGCCGGCCAGGCGCCCGCCTCCCCCGGCCCCATCGCCTTCGACCGCGGCTATGTGAAGAAGCTCACCGGCCTCACCGTCGACCGCGCGCGGATCGACGAGATCCTGCAGAAGCTCGGCTTCAAGCTAAACGGCGACATGGTCACGCCGCCCTCGTGGCGGCGCGACGTGGAAGGCAAGGCCGACCTGGTGGAGGAGGTGGCGCGGATCGAGGGCTACCAGTCCCTGCCCGCCGAGCCCCTGCCCGAGCTGCCGCGTCCGGTGGGCGGGGCGCTGACCGTACGCCAGACCCGCATGCGCAACGCCCGCCGGGCGCTGGCCGCCCGGGGCTACGCCGAGGCGATCACCTGGAGCTTCATGCGCCGGGAATGGGCCGAGCTGTTCGGCGGCGGCCAGCCGCAGCTGGTGCTGACCAATCCGATCGCCTCGGACCTGTCGACCATGCGTCCTTCGATGCTGCCGAACCTGATCGAGGCGGCGGCCCGCAACGCCCGCAAGGGCTTCGCCGACGCCGCCCTGTTCGAGGTCGGCCCGAACTTCCGCGGCGACCAGCCCGAGGATCAGGTCACGGCCGTGGCCGCCCTCGTCGCCCCGCGCCCGCCGCGCCGCTGGGATGGGGCCAAGAGCGACCCGCTGTTCGCGCTCAAGGCCGACCTCATGGCCCTGCTGGAGGAGCTGGGCGCGCCGGGCCTGCAGGTGGCGCAGGGCCAGGCCTCGGCCTGGTGGCATCCCGGCCGCTCGGCCCGGCTGCAGCTCGGCCCCAGGAACGTGGTCGCCGAGTTCGGGGAGCTGCACCCGCGGATCCTCAAGGCGCTCGACGCCCAGGGCCCGATGTACGCCTTCGAGCTCAACCTCGACGCCGTCCCGGAGCCGAAGCGCAAGGGCGCCAAGACCAAGCCGGCGCTGGAGCTTTCGGCCCTGATGCCGCTGACCCGCGACTTCGCCTTCGTGGTCGGCGCCGACACCCCGGCCGGCGAGCTGGTCCGCCCCATCCTCGGCGCCGACAAGGCGCTGATCGCCGACGCGCGGGTGTTCGACGTCTACCAGGGCCCCGGCGTGCCGGAGGGCTCCAAGTCGGTGGCCGTCGAGGTCACCGTCCAGCCGCGCGAGAAGACCCTCACCGACGCCGAGATCGAGGCGCTGTCGGGCCGCATCGTGGCGGCGGCCGAAAAGGCGGTCGGCGCGAAGCTGCGGAGCTGATCGCGCCTCCCTTGTCCCGAAGAGGACGGGGAGGAGAGGGGCGGCGCTAGGCCAGCTCTCCGGCCACCACCTGCTCGAGGCCGGCGAAAAAGCGCTGCCAGCCGTAGCTGGCGCCCTGGTAGTTCGCCTGCTGGTCGGGCCGGAAGCCGGACTGCTCCATGCGCACCCGCGTGCCGCCCTGCGCGGGCGTCAGCGTCCAGGTGACGACCGTCTTCAGGCCGTTGGCGGCTTCCTCGCCGGAGGAATTCCAGCTGTAGGCGAGCCGCGCATTCGGCTCGACGACCAGCACCTCGCAGTCGGTGACGCCGTTCCAGTGGGCCATCGCCGGCGCGCGGAAGTTGAACCGGTGGCCGACCACCGGCTCGAAGTCGTTGGCCATCAGCCAGGCCTCGATCAGCGGCCCCTGGGTCAGCGCCCGCCAGACCTTCTCCGGCGGATGCGGCAGGTCGCGCTCGACGACCACGGCGCGAAGGGTGGCGGTGTCAGTCACTGGTCCATCTCCTTAAGCAGCTGCTCGAGCCGGTCGAACCGTTCGGGCCAGAAGGCGGCGTAGTGCGCCAGCCAGTCGAACATCGGCGCGAGGCCCTCGGGCCGCGCGCGATAGAGCACCTGCCGGCCGGCGCGCTGTTCCAAAACCACGCCGGCATTGCGCAGGGCCTTCAGGTGCTGGGACACCGCCGGCTGCGACACCTGCGCGCCTTCGGTCAGGGCGCCGACGCTCAGCTCCCCGCCGCGCGCCAGGCGCTCGAAG encodes:
- the pheS gene encoding phenylalanine--tRNA ligase subunit alpha, with product MTDISQLEADLTAAVAAAQDVAALEAVRVAALGKSGSISELLKTLGAMSPDERRERGPAINGLRDRIGGAIASRKAALEAAELDAKLASERVDLTLPPPPERRGAVHPTMQVLDEMIAIFAEMGFGLAEGPDIEDDFHNFTALNFPPKHPAREMHDTFWLPEDERGERKVLRTHTSPVQVRVMQKLNEKLPAWIANGQEPPIRVIVPGRTYRSDSDATHTPMFHQMEGLVIGKDIHMGHLKWTVDTFISRFFETPSVETRFRPHHFPFTEPSAELDVRCDRSGGDVKIGQGDDWMEVVGCGMVHPNILRTCGLDPDVWQGFAFGFGIDRLGMLKYGMPDLRDMFSADVRWLEHYGFSAFAAPNPATGLS
- the pheT gene encoding phenylalanine--tRNA ligase subunit beta; protein product: MKFTLSWLKDHLDTGATVEQVVDAMTMAGLEVEHVENPAAKLAAFSVAKVVEAVQHPNADRLRVCQVDTVDGRLEIVCGAPNARPGLTTIYAPLGAYVPGSGITLEARPVRGVVSNGMLCSAKELEVAEESDGILELPDSLAVGTPAAEAFGLEAVIDFEVTPNRPDWLGVRGIARDLAAAGLGTLKPDPLAAVKGSFPCPVEIKVDGDACPVFAGRLIRGVRNGPSPAWLQQRLISVGLRPINALVDVTNLLSYDRARPLHVYDRGLMVGDVIEARLGRGPSESTHNDKASPAPHRDEQLIALDGKTYDITPEMCVIADASGERPIGLGGVMGGESTKVSEDTTEVFVESAWFDPIRTAQTGRITGITSDAQYRFARGVDPEFVVPGLELATQLILELCGGEASEIRVAGQAPASPGPIAFDRGYVKKLTGLTVDRARIDEILQKLGFKLNGDMVTPPSWRRDVEGKADLVEEVARIEGYQSLPAEPLPELPRPVGGALTVRQTRMRNARRALAARGYAEAITWSFMRREWAELFGGGQPQLVLTNPIASDLSTMRPSMLPNLIEAAARNARKGFADAALFEVGPNFRGDQPEDQVTAVAALVAPRPPRRWDGAKSDPLFALKADLMALLEELGAPGLQVAQGQASAWWHPGRSARLQLGPRNVVAEFGELHPRILKALDAQGPMYAFELNLDAVPEPKRKGAKTKPALELSALMPLTRDFAFVVGADTPAGELVRPILGADKALIADARVFDVYQGPGVPEGSKSVAVEVTVQPREKTLTDAEIEALSGRIVAAAEKAVGAKLRS
- a CDS encoding SRPBCC family protein, whose protein sequence is MTDTATLRAVVVERDLPHPPEKVWRALTQGPLIEAWLMANDFEPVVGHRFNFRAPAMAHWNGVTDCEVLVVEPNARLAYSWNSSGEEAANGLKTVVTWTLTPAQGGTRVRMEQSGFRPDQQANYQGASYGWQRFFAGLEQVVAGELA
- a CDS encoding ArsR/SmtB family transcription factor translates to MHRAMDLEAAADLFRTLADPTRRAIFERLARGGELSVGALTEGAQVSQPAVSQHLKALRNAGVVLEQRAGRQVLYRARPEGLAPMFDWLAHYAAFWPERFDRLEQLLKEMDQ